Proteins encoded together in one Pseudoalteromonas xiamenensis window:
- the speB gene encoding agmatinase — MTPLFDHPDHSLYSNGMTFLRQPMVRDINNIQSDVVVLGLPFDMATSGRPGARLGPDAIRRASTNLAWEDKKFPWKFSLFDRITVNDAGDFTYPCGDAAYFTAKLEEAADKLLAQGTTLLSLGGDHFVTLPLLRAHHKHHGKMALVHFDAHTDTYSNGSSYDHGTMFYHAPKEGIISLEHSIQIGIRTEYNEEDHGFEVINGMEGNDLTGSQIAERIKARVGDLPVYLTFDIDCLDPAFAPGTGTPVCGGLTSDKILKVLRALEGINIVGMDVVEVSPAYDQSELTSLAAATIGHELLHLWAVKHKPE; from the coding sequence ATGACGCCACTTTTTGATCATCCAGATCATTCATTGTATTCCAACGGTATGACGTTCTTACGTCAACCTATGGTTCGTGATATTAACAATATCCAAAGCGATGTTGTTGTGCTTGGTTTACCGTTCGACATGGCGACCTCTGGTCGTCCTGGCGCGCGCCTAGGCCCTGATGCAATTCGTCGCGCGTCGACAAACCTTGCATGGGAAGACAAAAAGTTTCCTTGGAAATTTAGTCTATTTGACCGTATTACGGTTAATGATGCAGGTGATTTTACTTACCCATGTGGTGATGCGGCTTATTTCACTGCGAAGCTAGAAGAAGCAGCGGATAAGCTTTTAGCACAAGGCACAACATTATTAAGCCTTGGTGGCGACCATTTTGTTACGTTGCCTTTACTACGTGCTCACCATAAGCACCACGGTAAAATGGCGCTTGTGCATTTTGATGCGCATACGGATACATACAGCAATGGTTCAAGTTACGACCATGGTACGATGTTCTATCATGCACCAAAAGAAGGCATCATCAGTCTTGAGCATTCAATCCAGATCGGTATTCGTACAGAGTACAACGAAGAAGATCATGGTTTTGAAGTGATCAATGGTATGGAAGGGAATGACCTAACGGGTAGCCAAATCGCAGAACGCATTAAGGCTCGAGTTGGTGATTTGCCAGTTTATCTTACCTTTGACATTGATTGTTTAGATCCTGCGTTTGCGCCAGGTACAGGGACACCTGTGTGTGGTGGTTTAACAAGCGACAAGATTCTTAAAGTGCTTCGTGCACTTGAAGGAATTAACATCGTAGGAATGGACGTAGTAGAAGTATCCCCAGCCTACGACCAAAGCGAGTTAACAAGTCTTGCTGCAGCGACGATTGGCCACGAACTACTGCATCTATGGGCAGTAAAACACAAGCCAGAATAA
- a CDS encoding carbon-nitrogen hydrolase family protein, with protein sequence MKQTVTIGLAQLPVARGDISENLSNHLNLIETAAQRGCDLLVFPELSLTGYELDLAESLALALDSPHLNSLSETATSNKINVLVGAPLWQDDSRKPTIGAIVCFSDGHREFYSKQYLHDGEEQYCSSGDHDYAFTLNGFKMAVAVCADFCASEHSARAKAQGADLYLVSALISEKGFSVDSELLSAIAERNKMPTLLCNHISKTGGWQAHGHNSIWTAEGTLAFSSNHKDGGIVCCTITRNNPNADFVLESHWS encoded by the coding sequence ATGAAACAAACCGTTACGATTGGACTTGCACAACTCCCTGTTGCTAGAGGGGATATTTCTGAAAACCTATCGAATCACCTCAATCTAATTGAAACCGCTGCGCAACGAGGCTGTGATCTCCTTGTGTTTCCTGAACTCTCATTGACCGGGTATGAACTCGACTTAGCAGAGTCATTAGCACTTGCATTAGATTCACCGCACCTTAATTCGCTATCGGAAACGGCGACTAGCAATAAGATTAATGTGCTTGTAGGTGCACCTCTTTGGCAAGATGACAGTCGCAAACCGACGATTGGCGCGATAGTCTGCTTCTCCGATGGACACCGAGAGTTCTATTCTAAGCAATACCTTCATGATGGTGAAGAACAGTATTGCTCATCCGGTGACCATGACTACGCATTCACACTGAATGGGTTCAAAATGGCCGTGGCTGTTTGCGCGGATTTCTGTGCCTCGGAACATTCGGCACGAGCGAAAGCACAGGGAGCTGATCTGTATCTTGTCAGCGCGCTCATTTCAGAAAAGGGCTTTTCAGTTGACTCTGAATTACTTTCTGCCATTGCGGAGCGTAACAAAATGCCAACGTTGTTGTGTAATCACATCTCAAAGACCGGCGGCTGGCAAGCCCACGGGCATAATTCAATCTGGACTGCTGAGGGCACATTGGCGTTCAGTTCAAATCATAAAGACGGTGGGATTGTGTGCTGTACAATCACTAGGAATAATCCCAATGCAGATTTTGTACTGGAAAGTCACTGGTCTTAG
- a CDS encoding M48 family metallopeptidase, whose translation MAPIFGRLYSVRGGQPRRAVAILQGKTLILNVDEVETEHYPLELVAFDDPLPGVPANVVLPGGDKFEPEDHAFRWPTQTAQNALERLEQNKRWIIASLVGVPLLLWLIITYLLPLVALYTAKHMPDPIIEQMGIQSHAMLKRTVLDESTLSVDEKDDITALWTSTVNRLQNQHHTLDINRSYALYFYDSELLGANALALPNGDVVVTDKLVRRLKENKTALVAVLLHEIGHVEQLHSARMASQSALTTIAAATLFGDLESLAEVLVGTGITVAQQQFSQQMEWEADAFALENLARLNMPKSALGDALEAIVASKKDEHSSLEHSVLDSYLSSHPDTLERIAASRR comes from the coding sequence ATGGCTCCGATATTTGGACGACTATATTCAGTGCGTGGCGGGCAACCGCGACGCGCTGTTGCAATTCTCCAAGGTAAGACGCTTATTCTTAACGTTGATGAAGTTGAGACAGAACATTACCCACTTGAGCTCGTCGCATTTGATGATCCGCTACCGGGGGTTCCTGCAAACGTTGTGCTTCCGGGCGGCGATAAATTTGAGCCAGAGGACCACGCATTTCGCTGGCCTACACAAACAGCACAAAACGCGCTCGAACGGCTCGAACAAAACAAGCGTTGGATTATTGCATCGCTGGTTGGTGTGCCTCTGCTTTTGTGGCTGATCATTACTTATCTTTTACCCTTAGTAGCGCTATATACTGCCAAGCATATGCCTGACCCCATTATTGAGCAAATGGGCATACAATCTCACGCCATGTTAAAGCGTACCGTACTTGATGAATCAACATTGAGCGTGGACGAGAAAGATGACATAACCGCCCTATGGACATCCACAGTAAACCGTCTTCAGAATCAGCATCATACTTTAGACATCAATCGCTCTTATGCGTTGTATTTTTATGATTCTGAATTACTGGGTGCAAATGCATTAGCGTTGCCGAACGGCGATGTTGTGGTGACGGATAAGCTTGTGAGAAGGCTTAAAGAGAATAAAACTGCACTCGTTGCCGTATTACTTCATGAGATTGGCCATGTTGAGCAGTTGCATAGTGCTCGTATGGCATCACAGTCGGCACTCACCACAATCGCCGCCGCAACCTTGTTTGGTGATTTAGAAAGTCTTGCCGAAGTACTTGTGGGTACGGGCATCACCGTTGCACAGCAACAGTTTTCACAGCAAATGGAATGGGAAGCCGATGCCTTTGCTCTTGAAAATCTCGCGCGCTTAAATATGCCGAAAAGTGCTCTGGGTGATGCGCTTGAAGCGATTGTTGCAAGTAAGAAAGATGAACACAGTTCTCTGGAACATTCAGTTTTGGATTCTTACCTATCGTCTCATCCGGATACCTTGGAGCGAATAGCTGCATCTCGGCGCTGA
- a CDS encoding YjgN family protein — translation MDSTTHSQPESTLVGAKFTGNSKTYFNIWIVNIFLTIVTLGVYSAWATVRNRRYFYGNTSLANHRFEYHGKPIQILKGRAIAFVLFAIYMACSVYLPLVSALIALVIMIATPWLVNQSLRFNLRMTSYRNVRFSFKGTYGEAFINFILFPFLSVFTLHLMLPYVIKRIDMYIHNNIRYGNQAAQVELSTKEYYKTVLICVIAGLGMVLVLALLGFLMSLALASTAVLIPIGFVALNLVFISFIAALYQGRIRNHIFNHANIGQVAELHSNVDEFAYAKLLVVNALAIVFSFGLAFPWAKVRKAEFLAQATGVTFTSDIDHVVNTMVEEQSAFGEEASNFLDVDLSIG, via the coding sequence ATGGATTCAACTACTCACTCTCAACCAGAATCAACGCTTGTTGGTGCGAAGTTCACGGGCAATTCAAAGACCTATTTCAATATTTGGATTGTGAATATCTTTCTAACGATAGTCACTCTCGGCGTTTATTCCGCCTGGGCAACCGTGCGTAACCGTCGTTACTTCTATGGCAACACCTCACTCGCCAATCATCGCTTTGAGTATCACGGTAAACCGATTCAAATCTTGAAAGGTCGCGCTATTGCGTTTGTGCTTTTTGCAATTTACATGGCGTGTAGTGTCTATTTGCCACTTGTGTCTGCGCTAATCGCGCTCGTTATCATGATTGCAACACCTTGGTTGGTGAATCAAAGTTTACGTTTTAATCTCAGAATGACGAGTTATCGCAATGTCCGCTTTTCATTTAAAGGGACTTATGGCGAGGCGTTCATTAACTTCATTCTTTTCCCATTCCTAAGCGTATTCACGCTCCACTTAATGCTTCCTTACGTAATAAAACGTATCGACATGTATATCCACAATAACATTCGTTATGGGAATCAAGCTGCTCAGGTTGAGCTGTCTACAAAGGAATACTATAAAACCGTGTTAATTTGTGTCATTGCGGGTCTAGGCATGGTGTTGGTTTTGGCGTTGTTAGGCTTTTTAATGTCTTTAGCTTTAGCGTCTACGGCCGTACTAATACCAATAGGCTTTGTTGCGCTAAATTTAGTATTTATCTCCTTTATCGCTGCGCTTTACCAAGGACGAATTCGTAACCACATTTTCAATCATGCCAATATTGGTCAGGTCGCGGAATTACATTCAAACGTTGACGAGTTTGCGTACGCTAAGCTACTCGTTGTAAACGCCTTGGCTATTGTTTTTTCCTTTGGTTTAGCATTTCCATGGGCGAAAGTGCGTAAAGCCGAATTCCTGGCACAAGCAACCGGCGTCACCTTTACAAGCGATATCGACCACGTTGTAAACACCATGGTTGAAGAGCAAAGTGCCTTTGGCGAAGAAGCATCTAATTTCTTAGATGTCGACTTATCGATCGGTTAA